From one Desulfurobacterium thermolithotrophum DSM 11699 genomic stretch:
- a CDS encoding OmpA family protein, with product MKRILALFTVSTLFLGGCATTQTQQGQVTTNKTNKTAAGAAIGAVVGGTLGAVTGPRDANKGKRVLIGAIAGALIGGTIGYILDQQANQISKDLGVKPIDNTNPEAPQVTGAPITENKPVAVVKEPNRVRVVLKDSVLFGFNSYQLKPEAKETLRRLARTLSQNPDTVIVISGFTDSTGSFDYNVRLSEKRAESVKNELVLNGVDPTRILVFGCGPKKPIAPNNTPEGRALNRRVEILVYPKSVTIPHPCE from the coding sequence ATGAAGAGAATTTTAGCATTATTTACGGTATCAACTCTCTTTTTAGGAGGTTGTGCTACTACACAAACTCAACAAGGACAAGTTACTACTAATAAAACCAATAAGACAGCTGCAGGTGCTGCTATTGGTGCTGTTGTTGGAGGTACCTTAGGAGCGGTAACAGGTCCTAGAGATGCCAATAAGGGAAAGAGAGTTCTGATTGGAGCAATAGCAGGTGCTTTGATAGGTGGAACCATTGGTTATATTCTTGATCAGCAGGCTAATCAAATAAGTAAAGATCTTGGGGTTAAACCTATTGACAATACAAACCCTGAAGCTCCGCAGGTAACAGGAGCTCCTATTACTGAAAATAAGCCCGTTGCTGTTGTAAAAGAACCAAATAGAGTAAGAGTTGTCCTTAAAGATTCTGTTCTTTTTGGTTTTAACAGCTATCAACTAAAGCCTGAAGCAAAAGAAACATTAAGAAGGCTTGCAAGAACACTTTCTCAAAATCCAGATACTGTTATAGTTATTTCAGGATTTACAGATAGTACTGGTTCTTTTGATTACAATGTAAGACTTTCAGAAAAAAGAGCCGAAAGCGTTAAAAACGAGTTAGTGCTGAATGGAGTTGACCCTACAAGGATTTTAGTTTTTGGTTGTGGACCTAAAAAGCCGATAGCTCCTAACAATACTCCTGAAGGAAGGGCTCTTAATAGAAGAGTTGAGATTTTGGTCTATCCAAAAAGTGTAACAATTCCACACCCTTGTGAATAA
- the miaB gene encoding tRNA (N6-isopentenyl adenosine(37)-C2)-methylthiotransferase MiaB, producing the protein MKKFYIKTFGCQMNVNDSEKMAGILRSLGYEKTDLPEEADLIIVNTCSVRAKPDNKAYSFIGNLKKIKKEKPETIIAVGGCVPQKEKESILRFKHVDLVFGTFNFMKIGELIKRAKKERVVEILNSKIPEEDKVPLIDSYLENPYVAYVTVQRGCNRFCSYCIVPFTRGRERSVKPELVLKEVKRLAERGVKEVHLLGQNVDFYNYEGIDLADLLYMVSEVEGIERIRFTTSHPCGFNRKIVEAMKNIEKVCPYVHLPPQSGSTKILERMNRGYTREEYTEKVMMLKEEIPKVALSGDFIVGFPGETTKDFEETLSLVETCVFDQGFVFEYSPRPFTKASNFKDDVPKEEKNRRLQELQNLLRVQAEEKNKKRLGCIEEVLVEGKSPKGKELSGRTKDNKLVVFDGSEELVGKFVEIEITETSPFFLKGKLLQKVKV; encoded by the coding sequence ATGAAGAAGTTTTACATAAAGACTTTTGGCTGTCAGATGAATGTTAATGATTCTGAGAAGATGGCTGGAATTTTAAGAAGTCTTGGATATGAAAAGACAGATTTGCCTGAAGAAGCTGACTTGATTATTGTTAATACCTGTTCTGTTAGAGCAAAACCTGATAATAAGGCTTATAGTTTTATTGGAAATCTCAAAAAAATTAAGAAAGAAAAACCTGAAACAATAATTGCTGTTGGTGGATGCGTTCCTCAAAAGGAAAAAGAATCGATACTTAGGTTTAAACATGTAGATCTTGTATTTGGAACCTTTAACTTTATGAAAATTGGTGAGTTAATTAAAAGAGCAAAGAAAGAAAGAGTTGTAGAAATTTTGAACTCTAAGATTCCAGAAGAAGATAAAGTTCCTTTAATAGATAGCTATCTTGAAAACCCCTACGTTGCTTATGTTACAGTTCAAAGAGGCTGTAATAGGTTTTGTTCTTACTGTATTGTTCCATTTACGAGAGGAAGAGAAAGAAGTGTAAAACCCGAGCTTGTTCTCAAAGAAGTAAAAAGACTTGCAGAAAGAGGAGTAAAAGAGGTTCATCTCCTTGGTCAAAATGTTGATTTCTACAACTATGAAGGAATAGACCTTGCAGATCTTCTTTATATGGTCTCAGAAGTTGAAGGAATAGAAAGAATTAGGTTTACTACCTCTCATCCTTGTGGTTTTAACAGAAAAATTGTTGAAGCTATGAAAAATATAGAAAAAGTTTGTCCTTACGTTCATCTTCCACCACAAAGTGGTTCAACTAAAATTTTAGAAAGGATGAATAGAGGATATACAAGAGAAGAGTATACTGAAAAAGTAATGATGTTGAAAGAGGAAATTCCCAAGGTTGCTCTTTCAGGAGATTTTATAGTTGGATTTCCGGGAGAAACTACAAAAGATTTTGAAGAAACACTTTCACTTGTTGAAACTTGTGTTTTCGATCAGGGATTTGTTTTTGAGTATTCACCAAGACCTTTTACTAAAGCATCTAATTTTAAAGACGATGTTCCAAAGGAAGAAAAGAATAGGAGACTTCAGGAGCTCCAAAATCTTCTTAGAGTTCAAGCTGAAGAGAAAAACAAAAAAAGACTTGGTTGTATAGAAGAAGTACTTGTGGAGGGAAAAAGCCCTAAAGGAAAAGAACTTTCTGGAAGAACAAAGGATAATAAACTGGTTGTTTTTGATGGAAGTGAAGAATTAGTTGGAAAGTTTGTGGAAATTGAAATAACAGAAACTTCTCCTTTCTTTTTGAAAGGAAAGCTTTTGCAAAAAGTAAAAGTTTAA